The following coding sequences lie in one Flagellimonas eckloniae genomic window:
- the gldC gene encoding gliding motility protein GldC, translated as MAVEHTSEIKLIVGLDENRVPEELKWSAQDGGIANEEAKAMMLSVWDSKNRESLKIDLWTKDMPVDEMKIFFHQTLVTMADTFMKATQDEKMTATMKDFCDYFAEKLELKK; from the coding sequence ATGGCGGTAGAGCATACTTCTGAAATAAAACTGATTGTGGGACTGGATGAAAATAGGGTTCCTGAAGAATTAAAGTGGTCAGCCCAAGATGGTGGCATAGCCAATGAGGAAGCCAAGGCCATGATGCTTTCGGTTTGGGATAGCAAGAACCGGGAATCTTTAAAAATTGATCTATGGACCAAGGATATGCCCGTGGATGAGATGAAAATCTTTTTTCATCAAACACTGGTTACTATGGCAGATACTTTTATGAAGGCCACGCAAGATGAAAAGATGACCGCTACCATGAAAGATTTTTGCGATTATTTTGCGGAAAAACTCGAATTGAAAAAGTAA
- the gldB gene encoding gliding motility lipoprotein GldB: protein MKSLVKYFDLSLFGYSILLTVLLLSGCKKKDKTAEQISKVPIDLSIHRFDREFASATQESIPNLKSKYPYLFPEQFADSIWIAKLTDTIQIELSEEVEKVFGSFDKQTEDLESLFQHVSFYFPGFKTPKVVTLTSDVRYNDRVIYADTLLLLGLDNYLGEDHHFYRDIQRYIAKGLDKQFLTSDVASAVAKEVLKYPRDRSFLSRMIYYGKELYLKDKLLPTLPDAQKIGYTPEEIEWANANEEQIWRYFIERELLYSSEPNLDRRFLDPAPFSKFQLELDNESPGKLGRYVGWQIVRAFMDKNDITLHQLLSLPADEIFKKSNYKPKK, encoded by the coding sequence ATGAAAAGCTTGGTGAAATACTTTGATTTATCCTTATTTGGCTATTCAATTTTGCTAACAGTATTGTTGTTGTCTGGGTGCAAAAAGAAGGATAAAACAGCGGAACAGATATCCAAAGTTCCGATAGATCTTTCCATTCACAGATTTGACAGGGAGTTCGCCTCCGCAACCCAAGAAAGCATACCAAATCTAAAATCAAAATACCCATACCTTTTTCCGGAGCAGTTTGCGGACAGTATATGGATCGCTAAATTGACGGATACCATTCAAATTGAACTATCCGAAGAGGTAGAAAAAGTATTTGGCTCTTTTGATAAACAAACTGAAGATTTAGAATCGTTGTTTCAACATGTATCCTTCTACTTCCCGGGCTTTAAAACCCCAAAAGTGGTAACCCTTACCTCAGATGTACGATATAACGACCGTGTAATTTATGCGGATACACTTTTATTGTTGGGTTTGGATAATTATTTAGGGGAAGACCACCATTTTTATAGGGATATTCAACGGTATATTGCAAAGGGGCTGGACAAACAGTTTTTAACTTCGGATGTGGCCAGTGCCGTTGCCAAAGAAGTGCTCAAATATCCAAGGGACCGTTCTTTCTTATCGCGAATGATATATTATGGTAAAGAATTGTACCTAAAAGACAAACTGCTTCCAACACTACCCGATGCGCAGAAAATAGGATATACCCCTGAAGAGATTGAATGGGCCAATGCCAACGAAGAGCAGATTTGGCGCTATTTTATTGAGCGAGAACTTTTGTACAGCTCAGAACCCAACTTGGATAGACGTTTTTTGGATCCGGCGCCCTTTTCAAAATTTCAATTGGAGTTGGACAATGAATCGCCCGGTAAGCTGGGAAGGTATGTGGGATGGCAAATAGTCCGTGCCTTTATGGATAAGAATGATATTACTTTACATCAGTTGTTGAGCTTACCTGCTGATGAAATTTTTAAGAAATCAAATTACAAACCAAAGAAATAA
- the nadE gene encoding NAD(+) synthase, with protein MQTEKVIDHIVDWLKDYATNANCKGFVIGVSGGIDSAVTSTLCAKTGLDLLCLEMPIHQGENQVTRADRHIDWLMEHFPKVNRQPVNLTPVFDSLVAAFPKVEDEEHRFMSLANTRARLRMTSLYYFAALKGYLVAGTGNKVEDFGIGFYTKYGDGGVDLSPIADLLKTEVYEIGRVLGVNQDIMEAAPTDGLWGDSRTDEDQIGASYPELEWAMKMDDEGKTIDDFSDRKKEVFGIFKKFNTSNKHKMIPIPICEIPMHLK; from the coding sequence ATGCAAACTGAAAAGGTGATAGACCATATTGTAGACTGGTTAAAGGATTATGCAACGAATGCAAATTGCAAGGGATTTGTAATTGGTGTTTCTGGCGGAATAGACTCGGCCGTTACCTCAACCCTGTGTGCAAAGACTGGGCTTGATCTCTTGTGTCTTGAAATGCCCATTCATCAGGGAGAGAATCAAGTTACGCGAGCGGATAGACATATTGATTGGTTAATGGAGCACTTTCCGAAAGTAAATCGCCAACCTGTGAATCTTACCCCCGTTTTTGACAGTCTTGTTGCTGCATTTCCGAAAGTTGAAGATGAAGAGCATCGGTTTATGTCTCTTGCCAATACAAGGGCAAGGCTCCGTATGACCAGCTTATATTATTTTGCGGCCCTAAAAGGATATCTCGTTGCCGGTACTGGGAATAAAGTTGAGGATTTTGGAATCGGTTTTTATACCAAATATGGAGATGGTGGCGTGGATTTGAGCCCAATTGCCGACCTATTGAAGACGGAAGTATATGAGATTGGACGGGTATTGGGTGTTAACCAGGATATTATGGAAGCAGCTCCCACAGATGGTCTTTGGGGCGATAGCAGAACTGATGAAGATCAGATTGGTGCCTCATACCCCGAATTGGAATGGGCAATGAAAATGGATGATGAAGGAAAAACAATTGATGATTTTTCTGACAGAAAAAAAGAAGTATTCGGTATCTTCAAAAAGTTTAATACTTCTAACAAGCATAAGATGATTCCTATACCCATTTGTGAAATCCCAATGCACCTAAAATGA
- a CDS encoding response regulator transcription factor — MIKVLIADNHPIVRLGIKQVLEASSDIEVIADVSTTSELFETLEKISPDVVMLEMDIPEMNGIAALRKLKQEFPNVKSLMYSGQSEDVYALSTIRAGAFGYLSKTADLDYIISAVRKVSEGNMFITNELAQRLAFDEGTQKPRRFFRKLSSREVEVLKLLASGKRNKEVAEGLNLNEKTVSTYKARLMKKLNVDNLVDLLQQAKALELY, encoded by the coding sequence ATGATAAAAGTATTAATAGCTGACAACCACCCAATAGTCCGACTTGGAATCAAACAAGTCCTTGAAGCTAGCTCAGATATTGAGGTCATTGCCGATGTTTCCACAACTTCGGAGCTTTTCGAAACATTGGAAAAAATTTCTCCTGATGTGGTAATGTTGGAAATGGATATACCAGAAATGAATGGTATTGCCGCCCTTAGAAAACTAAAACAAGAGTTCCCTAATGTTAAATCGTTGATGTATAGCGGACAGTCTGAAGATGTATATGCCTTGAGCACCATACGTGCTGGAGCATTTGGTTACCTTTCCAAAACAGCGGATCTAGACTACATTATCTCAGCAGTTAGAAAAGTAAGCGAAGGCAATATGTTTATAACCAATGAACTTGCACAGCGTCTGGCCTTTGATGAGGGTACTCAAAAACCAAGAAGGTTCTTTAGAAAACTATCTTCTAGAGAAGTGGAAGTATTAAAGCTTCTTGCCAGTGGAAAACGTAACAAAGAAGTTGCGGAAGGACTAAACTTGAATGAAAAAACGGTTAGTACCTACAAAGCGCGACTAATGAAAAAGTTGAATGTAGATAATTTGGTTGATTTATTACAACAGGCCAAAGCTTTAGAGTTATATTAA
- the dnaG gene encoding DNA primase encodes MISKTTIDQVYETARLEEVIGDFVQLKKSGSNFKGLSPFSDERTPSFMVSPVKQIWKDFSSGKGGNVVAFLMEHEHFTYPEAIRYLAKKYNIEIEETEQSDEQKEQANERESMYLVSEYARKYFSEILWESEPGKAIGLTYFKERGFTDDTIRKFGLGYGLDQWDAFTQTALDKGYQLEFLEKTGLTIVKEQTTGEPRKFDRFKGRVLFPIHSMSGRVLGFGGRILTNDKKAAKYLNSPESEIYHKSKVLYGIYFAKQAIAKEDNCYLVEGYTDVIQMYQRGVENVVASSGTALTPEQIRLINRLTKNITVLFDGDAAGLRASLRGIDLILEQGMNVKVCTFPEGEDPDSFSKNNSYEDLVLYLDENAKDFIQFKTSLLAQEAANDPIKRADTVRDIVNSISKIPDRIKKEIYIQECAKIMEISEEVLYDTLAQIDKKGFAEASKKIKQEQKAFEVVKNDQVVEKVDVQYELERKIIEMLLLYGNLKQEFEDLVLKENEEGELVLEPEKIEAKVYEKVYLDLQEDEIELTNTQFRTIYYKLIEDLNEREEFTVNTFIANLNQEMVSEVSSILMEEERYVLHDWERKEIYPKEKGQGIAQLVGETILTLRCNLIKTRIQKLQKGTEGNNGDNSEVLEEIVNYLQLNKLLNAKLNRVLS; translated from the coding sequence TTGATTTCAAAGACCACTATAGACCAAGTATATGAAACCGCCCGTTTGGAGGAGGTTATTGGTGACTTTGTGCAACTGAAAAAGTCAGGCTCAAATTTTAAAGGCTTAAGCCCTTTTTCAGATGAGCGCACCCCAAGTTTTATGGTTTCGCCCGTAAAACAGATTTGGAAGGATTTTAGTAGTGGAAAGGGAGGGAATGTAGTTGCATTTTTGATGGAACACGAACATTTCACGTACCCTGAAGCCATTCGGTATTTGGCAAAAAAGTACAATATAGAGATTGAGGAGACGGAGCAATCCGATGAACAAAAGGAGCAGGCCAACGAAAGGGAAAGTATGTATCTCGTCTCGGAGTATGCCCGAAAATATTTTTCAGAAATTTTGTGGGAATCCGAACCTGGAAAGGCTATAGGACTAACCTACTTTAAAGAACGTGGTTTTACGGATGATACCATTAGAAAGTTTGGATTGGGATATGGTCTGGACCAATGGGATGCATTTACCCAAACGGCACTGGACAAAGGATACCAACTGGAGTTTTTGGAAAAAACAGGCTTGACAATTGTTAAGGAACAGACTACGGGTGAGCCGAGAAAGTTTGACCGATTCAAAGGAAGGGTACTGTTCCCTATCCATTCCATGAGTGGTAGGGTTCTTGGTTTTGGTGGCCGTATTTTGACCAATGACAAGAAGGCAGCCAAATATTTAAATTCGCCGGAAAGCGAAATTTATCATAAGAGTAAAGTTCTTTATGGCATTTATTTTGCAAAACAGGCCATTGCCAAAGAAGATAATTGCTACTTGGTTGAGGGCTATACAGATGTCATTCAAATGTATCAGCGAGGCGTTGAAAATGTTGTGGCATCTAGTGGAACCGCCTTGACCCCTGAACAGATTAGACTCATCAATAGGCTAACAAAAAACATTACGGTACTTTTTGATGGTGATGCAGCAGGTCTACGCGCTTCACTTCGGGGTATTGATCTTATTTTGGAACAGGGCATGAACGTAAAGGTGTGCACTTTCCCCGAAGGGGAAGACCCAGATAGTTTTTCCAAAAACAATAGCTATGAGGATTTGGTACTCTACCTGGATGAAAATGCCAAGGACTTTATTCAGTTTAAGACATCCCTATTAGCACAGGAAGCAGCCAACGACCCAATAAAAAGAGCAGATACCGTTAGGGATATTGTCAATAGTATCAGTAAGATTCCCGATCGTATTAAAAAGGAAATTTATATTCAGGAATGCGCCAAAATAATGGAGATTTCTGAAGAGGTTCTATATGATACCTTGGCTCAAATTGACAAAAAGGGCTTTGCAGAGGCGAGTAAAAAAATAAAACAAGAACAAAAGGCCTTCGAAGTTGTAAAAAATGACCAGGTTGTAGAAAAGGTTGATGTACAATACGAGCTGGAGCGAAAAATTATTGAAATGCTCCTTTTGTACGGAAATCTGAAACAGGAATTTGAAGATTTGGTGCTAAAGGAGAATGAAGAGGGGGAGTTGGTATTGGAACCTGAAAAGATTGAAGCCAAGGTCTATGAAAAAGTATATTTAGATCTTCAAGAAGATGAAATTGAACTTACCAATACCCAATTCAGGACTATTTATTATAAGCTTATTGAAGATTTAAATGAGCGGGAAGAATTTACAGTAAACACATTTATAGCAAACCTGAATCAAGAAATGGTGAGTGAGGTATCTTCCATTTTAATGGAAGAAGAACGTTATGTGTTGCATGATTGGGAAAGAAAGGAAATATATCCAAAGGAAAAGGGACAAGGTATTGCACAATTGGTGGGAGAAACCATATTGACCCTACGTTGCAATCTAATTAAAACTCGAATTCAAAAACTACAAAAGGGTACGGAAGGAAACAATGGGGATAATTCAGAAGTTTTGGAGGAAATTGTCAACTATCTGCAGTTGAATAAGTTATTGAACGCCAAATTGAACAGGGTACTTTCCTAA
- a CDS encoding leucine-rich repeat domain-containing protein → MQKIVSLGFLFILVHFTIHAQKEGIDVKISSHSFIIYHINPDAIKAINSMPNKQNRKVVVGKMISQSEFDIICEKLSWISELEIARHNEQIKNISAISNLKSLQRLKINTSKASKESPIDLGPLQNLSLLSTLDFYGTHVTNTEALGSLNKLQNISFYKSAINSISFLENTPEIRQLSLYGFEHTFEDYRPVANLKELKSLNIYMNEQAIDQKLVFLKSLSNLRQIKMSDNPNLTSLDFLENNSNMEEIHASWCTGLSDFSALTNMKKLKILFLRSTQLENLDMLMGITTVTNIDISKTRIKNISFLKNCSNLSSIKISKTQIKDISPLFNCRKLKRIELSSNIPNEQIKRLKSLNPKMRIRVLD, encoded by the coding sequence ATGCAAAAAATAGTTTCTTTGGGATTTCTATTTATTCTAGTTCATTTTACCATACATGCCCAGAAAGAAGGAATTGATGTTAAAATAAGTTCACACTCTTTTATAATATACCATATAAATCCGGATGCCATTAAGGCCATCAACAGCATGCCGAACAAACAAAATAGAAAAGTAGTAGTCGGTAAAATGATCAGTCAATCAGAATTTGATATAATCTGTGAAAAATTAAGTTGGATAAGTGAATTGGAAATTGCCAGACATAACGAGCAGATTAAAAACATTTCAGCAATTTCTAATTTAAAATCACTTCAAAGACTCAAAATCAATACCTCCAAAGCCTCTAAAGAATCTCCCATTGACCTCGGGCCTCTGCAGAATCTTTCTTTATTATCCACACTTGATTTTTATGGAACCCATGTTACAAATACCGAGGCATTGGGCAGTCTTAATAAGTTACAAAATATAAGCTTTTATAAAAGTGCAATCAATTCCATTTCCTTCCTTGAAAATACACCAGAAATTAGGCAACTCTCCCTTTATGGTTTTGAACATACGTTTGAAGATTATCGACCAGTGGCAAACTTAAAAGAATTGAAGTCATTAAATATTTACATGAACGAGCAAGCTATTGATCAGAAACTCGTTTTTTTGAAATCCCTTAGCAATCTTAGACAGATTAAAATGTCGGATAATCCAAATTTGACTTCTCTGGATTTTTTGGAGAACAACTCCAATATGGAAGAGATTCATGCTTCCTGGTGTACCGGCCTAAGTGATTTCTCGGCATTGACAAACATGAAAAAACTGAAAATTTTATTCCTTAGATCTACCCAGTTGGAAAATCTGGATATGTTAATGGGCATAACCACAGTTACCAATATTGATATATCAAAAACTAGGATTAAGAATATTTCCTTTCTAAAAAACTGTTCAAACCTCAGTTCCATTAAAATATCGAAAACACAAATTAAAGATATCTCACCCCTTTTCAATTGCAGAAAATTAAAGAGAATTGAATTAAGCTCTAACATTCCAAACGAACAGATAAAAAGACTCAAATCGTTAAACCCGAAAATGAGGATAAGGGTACTGGATTGA
- a CDS encoding zinc-ribbon domain-containing protein: protein MILFFGTRLGKKEIRTLHHVSCPHCSQTGTLTVVSQPNYVHLFWIPVFKLKTSQFAECSHCKRGFYKEEFTPEMERAL from the coding sequence ATGATTCTCTTCTTCGGCACTAGACTTGGAAAAAAGGAAATCAGGACATTACACCATGTTTCTTGTCCTCATTGCTCACAAACAGGGACATTGACCGTGGTTTCCCAACCCAATTATGTGCATTTATTTTGGATTCCTGTCTTTAAATTGAAGACTTCGCAATTTGCAGAATGCTCTCATTGCAAGCGAGGTTTTTATAAGGAAGAGTTTACTCCAGAAATGGAGAGAGCATTATAA
- a CDS encoding RNA polymerase sigma factor, with product MKIISLYTNEKLLIKKAIAGDQQAQKSLYEKFAPKMLSVCRQYIKDLQFAEDVMVNGFVKVFQNLKSFQHKGSFEGWIRKIMVRESISYLRKKQFVVYDDELCELKAKKEDNKTTLLDVEYVQQLIDKLPEGYKMVFLLYAIEGYKHNEISKMLKISEGTSKSQLFKARKMLQENLTLKGMSPRVKSRD from the coding sequence TTGAAGATTATCTCTTTGTATACGAATGAGAAGCTTTTAATTAAAAAAGCAATAGCTGGAGATCAGCAAGCGCAAAAATCGTTGTACGAAAAATTTGCACCCAAAATGTTAAGTGTTTGCAGGCAATATATCAAAGACCTTCAGTTTGCGGAAGATGTAATGGTAAATGGTTTTGTAAAGGTTTTTCAAAATTTAAAATCATTTCAGCATAAAGGAAGTTTTGAAGGGTGGATTAGAAAAATTATGGTGCGCGAAAGTATTTCATATCTCCGCAAAAAACAGTTTGTTGTATATGATGATGAACTGTGTGAATTGAAGGCAAAAAAAGAAGACAACAAAACCACTTTATTGGATGTGGAGTATGTACAACAATTGATAGATAAGCTTCCCGAAGGATATAAAATGGTTTTTTTACTGTATGCCATTGAAGGTTATAAGCATAATGAGATTTCCAAAATGCTCAAAATTTCAGAAGGAACCTCAAAATCACAATTGTTCAAGGCAAGAAAAATGCTCCAAGAAAATTTGACCCTGAAAGGAATGTCACCTAGAGTTAAATCTCGGGATTAA
- a CDS encoding polyprenyl synthetase family protein has product MKVVSQIREPIEHEMELFEEKFLTSMSSKVALFNRITYYIINRKGKQMRPMFVFLTAKLINEGVVNDRTYCGASIIELIHTASLVHDDVVDDSHKRRGFFSINALWKNKIAVLVGDFLFSKGVLVALENKDYDLLHIISNAVRDMSEGELLQIEKARLLDITEDVYYDIIRQKTATLIAACCSMGACSVKPDSEDVETFRKFGELCGMAFQIKDDLFDYGSEKIGKPTGIDIKEQKMTLPLIYALNQSDKEKKRWLINSIKNHNKDKKRVKEVIAYVKEKGGLEYAVTKMLSFKDEALGLLDNYPDSEYKSALSLMVNYVVDRKK; this is encoded by the coding sequence TTGAAGGTAGTTTCGCAAATTAGAGAGCCCATTGAGCACGAAATGGAACTTTTTGAAGAAAAGTTCCTGACGTCCATGTCTTCCAAAGTGGCGCTTTTTAACAGAATTACATATTACATCATCAATAGAAAGGGCAAACAGATGCGCCCCATGTTCGTTTTTCTTACTGCCAAATTGATTAATGAGGGCGTTGTAAATGACAGGACATACTGTGGGGCTTCAATTATTGAGTTGATTCACACGGCCAGCTTGGTCCATGATGATGTGGTTGATGACAGTCATAAGCGTAGAGGTTTTTTCTCAATAAATGCGCTCTGGAAGAATAAAATTGCCGTTCTGGTGGGTGATTTTCTTTTTTCAAAAGGAGTTTTGGTGGCTTTGGAAAATAAAGATTACGATTTGTTACATATCATTTCCAACGCGGTACGGGACATGAGTGAAGGAGAATTGCTTCAAATTGAAAAAGCACGCCTTTTAGATATTACCGAAGATGTCTACTATGATATTATCCGACAAAAAACGGCTACTTTGATTGCAGCCTGCTGTAGTATGGGTGCTTGTTCCGTTAAACCAGATTCCGAAGATGTGGAGACTTTTAGAAAGTTTGGGGAACTTTGCGGAATGGCCTTTCAAATTAAGGATGACCTTTTTGATTATGGGTCAGAAAAAATTGGGAAACCTACGGGTATCGATATCAAAGAGCAAAAAATGACTCTTCCATTGATTTATGCTTTAAACCAGAGTGACAAGGAAAAAAAGCGCTGGTTGATCAATTCAATAAAAAATCATAATAAGGACAAAAAAAGGGTAAAGGAAGTTATTGCCTACGTTAAAGAAAAAGGTGGGCTGGAGTATGCTGTTACCAAAATGCTTTCCTTTAAGGACGAGGCTCTGGGACTTTTGGATAACTATCCGGATTCAGAGTATAAAAGTGCCCTTTCACTTATGGTCAATTACGTGGTTGACCGTAAAAAATAA
- the rlmN gene encoding 23S rRNA (adenine(2503)-C(2))-methyltransferase RlmN gives MEIKKKDIRALTKEQLRNFFVEQKDKAFRGNQVYEWLWQKSAYSFDVMTNLSKETRNMLEDNFVINHIKVDQMQRSSDGTIKNAVRLHDGLVVESVLIPTASRTTACVSSQVGCSLDCKFCATSRLKRMRNLNPDEIYDQVVAIDNESRLYFDRPLSNIVFMGMGEPLMNYNNVLKAIDKITSPEGLGMSPKRIVVSTSGVPKMIKKMADEEVKFGLAVSLHSAIDEVRTSIMPFNSTFPLKDLREALEYWYSKTKNRITYEYVVWEGINDTREAVDALVKFCKFAPSKVNIIEYNPIDDGEFQQASNTAVDMYKNILEKNGITVTVRRSRGKDIDAACGQLANKDA, from the coding sequence GTGGAAATCAAAAAAAAGGACATAAGAGCACTTACCAAAGAGCAACTGCGCAATTTTTTTGTAGAGCAGAAGGATAAAGCCTTTAGAGGGAATCAGGTGTACGAATGGTTGTGGCAGAAATCCGCATATTCTTTTGATGTTATGACCAATCTTTCCAAAGAAACCCGAAACATGTTGGAGGATAACTTTGTGATTAACCACATTAAAGTGGACCAAATGCAGCGTAGTAGTGACGGTACAATTAAAAATGCCGTAAGACTTCATGATGGATTGGTAGTTGAATCTGTTTTGATTCCAACAGCATCAAGGACCACAGCCTGTGTATCTAGCCAAGTTGGTTGTAGTTTGGATTGTAAATTTTGTGCCACCTCAAGGTTAAAACGAATGCGGAATTTAAATCCGGATGAAATTTATGATCAGGTGGTCGCAATTGACAATGAAAGCCGATTGTATTTTGATAGACCTCTTAGCAATATTGTTTTTATGGGGATGGGAGAGCCTTTAATGAACTACAACAATGTGCTAAAAGCGATTGATAAGATTACGTCACCAGAAGGATTGGGGATGTCTCCCAAGAGAATTGTGGTTTCCACGTCTGGAGTCCCTAAAATGATTAAAAAGATGGCTGATGAAGAGGTGAAATTTGGGTTGGCAGTTTCACTACATTCAGCAATTGATGAGGTAAGAACATCCATAATGCCATTTAATTCAACATTTCCCTTAAAAGATTTAAGGGAGGCATTGGAATATTGGTACAGCAAGACTAAAAACAGGATTACCTATGAATATGTGGTATGGGAAGGAATAAATGACACTCGGGAAGCAGTTGATGCATTGGTCAAGTTTTGCAAGTTTGCTCCATCAAAAGTTAATATAATAGAGTATAATCCCATTGATGATGGTGAATTTCAACAGGCATCCAATACAGCAGTTGACATGTATAAAAATATCTTGGAGAAAAACGGAATAACGGTCACCGTGAGGCGTTCCAGAGGAAAAGACATAGATGCCGCATGTGGACAATTGGCGAATAAAGATGCTTAA
- the queA gene encoding tRNA preQ1(34) S-adenosylmethionine ribosyltransferase-isomerase QueA — MKLSNFNFELPTELLAEYPAENRDESKLMVIHKDTGKIEHKMFKDLINYFDEGDVMVLNNTKVFPARLFGNKEKTGARIEVFLLRELNQEQRLWDVLVDPARKIRIGNKLYFGDDESVVAEVIDNTTSRGRTLRFLYDGSYIDFRRKLRELGETPLPKYIKRGVEPEDEERYQTIYAKYEGAVAAPTAGLHFSKHLLKRLEIKGVDFAEVTLHVGLGTFNPVEVEDLSKHKMDSEELVIDEKATEVVNNAQKEKKKICAVGTTVMRGLESAVSSGHTLNTFEGWTNKFIFPPYDFSIANCMITNFHLPKSTLLMMVSAFMGHDLMKKAYKQAILEGYRFYSYGDAMLII; from the coding sequence ATGAAATTATCAAACTTCAATTTTGAATTGCCCACTGAATTATTGGCAGAATATCCAGCGGAAAATCGGGATGAATCCAAACTAATGGTAATTCACAAGGATACAGGAAAAATTGAGCATAAAATGTTCAAGGACTTAATCAATTATTTTGATGAAGGAGATGTAATGGTCTTGAACAATACCAAGGTTTTTCCAGCGAGACTCTTTGGAAATAAAGAAAAGACCGGTGCTAGAATTGAAGTTTTTCTGTTGCGCGAGCTAAACCAAGAACAACGTCTTTGGGATGTATTGGTAGATCCAGCAAGAAAAATAAGGATAGGGAACAAGCTTTATTTTGGTGATGATGAGAGTGTGGTTGCTGAGGTCATAGATAATACAACTTCTAGAGGTAGAACATTACGCTTTCTATATGATGGTTCCTATATTGATTTTAGAAGAAAACTAAGAGAATTGGGCGAAACACCATTGCCAAAATATATTAAGCGAGGTGTAGAACCAGAAGATGAAGAACGGTATCAAACCATATACGCCAAGTACGAAGGCGCTGTGGCGGCTCCAACAGCTGGTTTACATTTTTCAAAACACTTGTTAAAGCGATTGGAAATAAAAGGTGTCGATTTTGCAGAGGTAACCCTACATGTTGGTTTAGGTACTTTTAACCCAGTTGAAGTTGAAGATTTGTCCAAACACAAAATGGATAGCGAAGAATTGGTGATTGATGAAAAAGCTACCGAGGTTGTAAACAATGCCCAAAAGGAAAAAAAGAAAATCTGTGCTGTAGGAACAACCGTGATGAGAGGACTTGAAAGTGCAGTTTCATCTGGACATACGTTGAATACGTTTGAAGGATGGACAAACAAATTTATTTTCCCTCCCTATGATTTTAGCATTGCCAATTGCATGATAACAAATTTTCATTTACCAAAATCTACCCTTTTGATGATGGTGTCGGCATTTATGGGGCATGATTTGATGAAAAAAGCTTATAAACAAGCTATTTTGGAGGGTTATCGTTTTTATTCCTACGGAGATGCTATGTTGATTATCTAA